One genomic window of Corallococcus exiguus includes the following:
- a CDS encoding twin-arginine translocase TatA/TatE family subunit, producing MGLKLPEILLIFAALLLLFGGSRLPQLGSSLGSALRNFKRGFSSDEEKDDAGDKKTGTLSASTTVDKDVAAKSPSHHA from the coding sequence GATTCTTCTGATTTTCGCGGCGCTGCTGCTGCTGTTCGGCGGCTCGCGGTTGCCGCAGCTCGGCTCGTCCCTGGGCAGCGCGCTCCGCAACTTCAAGCGCGGCTTCTCCAGCGACGAGGAGAAGGACGACGCTGGCGACAAGAAGACCGGCACGCTGTCCGCGTCCACCACCGTGGACAAGGACGTCGCCGCCAAGTCGCCCAGCCACCACGCCTGA